A stretch of the Papaver somniferum cultivar HN1 chromosome 6, ASM357369v1, whole genome shotgun sequence genome encodes the following:
- the LOC113287171 gene encoding galactan beta-1,4-galactosyltransferase GALS3-like has translation MVEKRKEGMGANKEGGDNQKKMFVGVVWNCAAEIKILLTALFFLCLTITLLQYFLPSRFSLSPSDLRLCVSSVTKLSNSEPPSLILSPPPLKSPPPPPSLQQDETLGNGVIKRAFNPFGSAAYNFIQMGSYRGGLNSFAIIGLSSKPLHVYGKPHYQCEWVPLSNNQSDETVSTTITTTGYKILPDWGFGRVYTVVVVNCTFKDNPIIPIGGSLILYASTGAGGGFGDDGGGYTDRIESLIEKHDSFNVSVFDSPPKYDYLYCGSSLYGNLSPQRVREWIAYHVKLFGEKSHFIIHDAGGIHEDVLQVLLPWIEKGYVTLQDIREQERFDGYYHNQFLVVNDCLHRYRFMSKWMFFFDVDEFIYVPPKNTIGSVLESLRDYSQFTIEQMPMINKLCLTDDLGKAPRKWGFEKLVYRDVKRGIRRDRKYVIQPRNVFATGVHMSQNVGGRTLHKTERRIKYFHYHGTIAERREPCRNYINSTELNFEGAPYVLDLTMRKAAASVKKFELKTIGDRLQRTRQ, from the exons atggtggaaaaaagaaaagaaggaatggGTGCTAACAAAGAAGGAGGAGATAatcagaagaagatgtttgtaGGTGTAGTATGGAATTGTGCAGCTGAAATCAAAATCTTATTAACAGCACTCTTCTTTCTGTGTCTAACTATTACTCTTCTTCAATACTTTCTTCCTTCTCGTTTCTCTTTGTCTCCTTCTGATCTTCGTCTTTGTGTTAGTAGTGTTACTAAACTTTCTAATTCAGAACCACCGTCACTTATTCTTTCTCCACCACCACTTAAATCACCGCCACCGCCACCTTCTTTGCAACAAGATGAAACCCTAGGTAACGGAGTTATAAAACGTGCTTTCAATCCATTTGGTTCAGCGGCCTATAATTTTATACAGATGGGTTCCTATAGAGGTGGTCTTAATAGTTTTGCCATCATTGGTCTTTCTTCCAAGCCTCTCCATGTTTATGGTAAACCTCATTACCAGTGTGaatgggttccccttagtaataaTCAATCTGATGAAACTGTTTCTACTACTATTACTACTACTGGTTACAAGATTCTTCCTGATTGGGGTTTTGGTCGTGTTTatactgttgttgttgtaaacTGTACTTTTAAAGATAACCCGATAATTCCTATTGGTGGtagtttaattttatatgcttcaactggtgctggtggtggctttggtgatgatggtggtggttatACTGATAGAATTGAATCATTGATTGAAAAACATGATAGTTTTAATGTCTCAGTTTTTGATTCACCACCGAAATATGATTATCTCTATTGTGGGTCATCTTTATATGGTAATTTGAGTCCACAAAGAGTAAGAGAATGGATTGCATATCATGTTAAGTTATTCGGTGAGAAATCACATTTCATTATACATGATGCTGGTGGGATTCATGAAGATGTTTTACAAGTATTATTACCCTGGATTGAGAAAGGGTATGTCACTTTACAAGATATAAGAGAGCAAGAACGATTTGATGGCTATTATCATAATCAATTTCTTGTTGTGAATGATTGCTTACATCGTTATCGGTTTATGTCCAAGTGGATGTTCTTTTTTGATGTTGATGAATTTATTTACGTACCACCTAAGAATACTATTGGTTCTGTTCTTGAAAGTCTCCGAGATTATTCCCAGTTCACTATTGAACAGATGCCTATGATTAATAAGCTATGTCTCACTGATGATCTTGGAAAAGCTCCCAG GAAATGGGGTTTTGAAAAATTAGTTTACAGAGATGTTAAAAGAGGAATAAGAAGGGATAGGAAGTATGTGATTCAACCACGAAACGTGTTTGCAACAGGAGTTCACATGTCGCAGAATGTAGGAGGAAGAACTCTACACAAGACGGAAAGGCGGATCAAATATTTTCATTATCATGGGACTATCGCAGAGAGACGTGAGCCATGCAGGAATTATATTAATAGTACTGAACTGAATTTTGAAGGCGCACCTTATGTTCTTGACTTGACGATGAGGAAAGCGGCTGCCTCTGTAAAAAAGTTCGAGCTTAAGACCATTGGAGACAGGCTGCAAAGAACACGGCAATAG